From a region of the Aliidongia dinghuensis genome:
- a CDS encoding glycosyltransferase family 4 protein, with amino-acid sequence MLVRIRDLLIAIRVPRARLDQPWPQTRRITVAGLLRSSTGLGHGARQCALHLAALGYEVGTIDVTEARNARLDLPPLSAGHDVIDGDAGGPLIVHLNPPEYQSVLLRLHRQVGGRPLIAYWNWELAEIPAHWRHALPHVHQIWAPSRFTADALESEGHPAPLHIVPHLVSAPAVGDLPDWWDVPAETLVVLVVFSYDSGFERKNPLGAVAAFRAAFGDRSDVRLVIKAGGYDLAPGERERLAAAIDGARNITLFHGALPPGSYGALLRRADIFLSLHRAEGFGIPLVEAMLLSKPVVATAWSSNMDFMTEEIGCLVPYDLIPVRDQREAYAGATSEWADARIDAAAAWLRRLEDPALRRAIGEASRAHVSAVYSLDAYSRAATSALAAVGCVPEAAAVGATGTR; translated from the coding sequence GTGCTTGTGCGCATCCGTGACCTGCTGATCGCCATTCGCGTGCCGCGGGCCCGCCTCGATCAGCCCTGGCCCCAAACCCGGCGGATCACCGTCGCTGGCCTGCTCCGCTCCTCGACCGGGCTCGGCCACGGAGCCCGGCAATGCGCCCTGCATCTGGCAGCGCTCGGGTACGAAGTCGGCACGATCGACGTGACTGAGGCCCGGAATGCCCGACTCGACCTGCCGCCCTTGTCGGCCGGGCACGACGTCATCGACGGCGACGCCGGCGGCCCGCTCATCGTCCATCTCAATCCGCCCGAGTATCAATCGGTCCTGCTGCGGCTCCACCGCCAGGTTGGAGGGCGCCCGCTTATTGCCTATTGGAACTGGGAGCTGGCAGAGATACCGGCGCATTGGCGCCACGCCCTGCCCCATGTCCACCAGATCTGGGCACCGAGCCGCTTCACGGCGGATGCCCTGGAGAGCGAAGGTCACCCGGCCCCGCTGCACATCGTGCCGCATCTGGTCTCGGCGCCGGCTGTGGGTGACCTGCCGGACTGGTGGGACGTGCCGGCCGAGACCTTGGTCGTGCTCGTCGTCTTTTCATACGACTCGGGCTTCGAGCGAAAGAATCCTCTTGGCGCCGTCGCGGCGTTCCGCGCGGCGTTCGGCGACCGGAGCGACGTGCGGCTCGTCATCAAGGCCGGCGGATATGATCTAGCGCCGGGCGAGCGCGAGCGGCTCGCGGCGGCGATCGACGGTGCCCGCAACATCACGTTGTTCCACGGTGCCCTGCCGCCCGGCAGCTATGGCGCATTGCTGCGTCGCGCCGACATCTTCCTCTCGCTGCATCGCGCCGAGGGCTTCGGCATTCCGCTTGTCGAGGCGATGCTGCTCAGCAAGCCGGTCGTGGCGACCGCCTGGTCGAGCAACATGGATTTCATGACCGAGGAGATCGGCTGCCTTGTGCCCTATGACCTGATCCCGGTGCGCGATCAGCGCGAGGCCTATGCCGGCGCCACCTCCGAATGGGCCGACGCGCGCATCGACGCCGCGGCGGCGTGGCTGCGCCGGCTCGAAGATCCGGCACTCCGGCGCGCGATCGGCGAGGCGTCGCGCGCGCATGTCTCGGCGGTCTATTCGCTGGACGCCTACAGCCGCGCCGCAACCTCAGCTCTGGCGGCGGTCGGCTGCGTCCCAGAAGCGGCCGCCGTCGGGGCGACGGGCACGCGCTGA